A genomic window from Eleginops maclovinus isolate JMC-PN-2008 ecotype Puerto Natales chromosome 9, JC_Emac_rtc_rv5, whole genome shotgun sequence includes:
- the LOC134869924 gene encoding FYN-binding protein 1 isoform X2 produces the protein MDQEDTLDFKALMAKFQEEQLLLKQPKSKPALPEKPKSVPPPTSPSYFLPAGARPSLLTSINHTLDGKTVNAPNVIFKEDKKQSKKPLISKVKDKSEEKLKKGKDKTLKGSKEKLEEISDDQKQKKEKKFPLFPGASRGKTAELVPATPPPKSTLSKNKGILGFKKSIQRNSAEVPADLILDSPSLDITGQAPLIPLNSDYGVVPPEISAQRALLPNIPSLPDSTAVMEITPPSTIPASPELTPPPTFVPDIQALQVPSLEIETPLEMETPAVHISRPASQNGIIPNPSSDSPTPPPSLVISSPSPVTSTPPPSPPEPEIVAEACVEAVNIAAVETPPPPPATDPPSIPSSPKSERPISALSALSRAEDMVPARKMSPVDQRIFNALEKARKKISQPTNPTTSYSTPPPSEELPPSPTISLPDLPPIDYEGKANSLDHRQASPVLEGITEEGSDPIPELLVVPPPPPKRPLPDVESLGVSPEKPHRPPSVNLIQSIPPPPLEEIPAPADFSEADPTDIPEFDDVTSDAYSTELQVSEWGNGEFSGQETPEQQNLPEFYSNGTTPPEAEVQASPTPGEDYPDNRLSGISFPVLQESPGISAETGNDVHENTENVYEDITTSSSKKKSKSESGKKRKGPPKNPYAEAQQETIVEKSKTGRFGKSEKKAAAEGPDEKELKKKEKQRLEKEKKELKEKQEREKKEQKEREKKENEMKKKFKITGQEEAMYEAKVTVATKGRKNYLTANSGDIISIIRTTNCPKGKWLARDSSNNYGYVAVDHVELDIKEMLELGKKAAISRRSNNNNNVVEEELTGTGSRATNHYPLSAESFEDDSEEWTGDEEEPISPAPETADPLTPMGHNRTLSMPDMGNRDLSVNHQHSQSDISAEGTHDKARHEALQKLATFFHSPKPAEPVPSIESVTSPVIVEEEEEPLPEITSLDFDHPDWIILPPPDMYADLTVE, from the exons ATGGATCAG GAGGACACACTGGACTTTAAGGCCCTGATGGCCAAGTTTCAGGAGGAACAACTTCTTCTGAAGCAACCCAAGAGCAAACCTGCTCTCCCAGAGAAACCTAAAAGTGTCCCTCCTCCCACGAGTCCCTCTTACTTCCTCCCTGCAGGAGCACGCCCCTCCCTTCTCACCTCCATCAACCACACCCTAGATGGGAAAACAGTAAATGCCCCCAACGTCATCTTCAAGGAGGATAAGAAGCAGAGCAAAAAGCCTCTTATCTCTAAGGTAAAAGACAAGAGTGAAGAGAAGCTGAAAAAAGGTAAAGACAAGACACTGAAAGGAAGCAAAGAGAAGCTTGAAGAAATTTCAGATGATcagaaacagaagaaagagaagaagttCCCGCTGTTCCCTGGAGCATCTAGGGGGAAAACTGCTGAGCTGGTGCCAGCCACACCCCCACCTAAATCCACACTGTCAAAGAATAAGGGCATCCTGGGTTTCAAGAAGTCCATTCAAAGAAATTCAGCAGAGGTCCCTGCAGATCTGATCTTAGACTCTCCCAGCTTAGACATCACTGGACAAGCGCCACTTATCCCATTAAATTCTGACTATGGTGTGGTACCACCTGAAATTTCTGCCCAAAGGGCCCTTCTACCAAACATCCCTAGCTTACCTGACTCAACTGCTGTGATGGAAATAACCCCGCCCTCCACTATCCCTGCCTCTCCCGAATTGACCCCCCCTCCTACCTTTGTTCCTGATATCCAAGCTCTCCAAGTGCCCTCCTTAGAGATTGAAACTCCACTTGAGATGGAAACTCCTGCAGTGCACATTTCCAGGCCTGCTAGTCAGAATGGAATCATTCCCAATCCATCCAGTGATtccccaacccccccacccagTCTTGTCATCTCTAGTCCTTCTCCAGTGACCTCcactcctcctccatcaccccCTGAGCCTGAGATTGTAGCTGAGGCTTGTGTAGAGGCTGTAAATATAGCTGCAGTGGAgacgcctcctcctcctcctgcaacAGATCCTCCATCCATTCCGTCATCTCCTAAATCTGAGCGACCCATCTCGGCCCTCTCTGCCCTCTCCAGGGCGGAGGACATGGTCCCAGCTAGAAAGATGTCTCCGGTTGACCAGAGGATCTTCAATGCTCTGGAGAAGGCACGCAAGAAGATCAG CCAACCGACAAACCCCACCACATCCTACTCGACCCCCCCACCTTCTGAAGAGCTTCCCCCAAGTCCCACCATTTCTCTCCCAGATCTACCACCCATTGATTATGAGGGAAAGGCCAACAGCTTGGACCACA GGCAAGCCTCTCCAGTATTGGAAGGTATCACTGAGGAGGGGTCAGACCCTATCCCAGAGCTGTTGGTGgttccacctcctccccccaaAAGGCCCCTCCCAGACGTAGAGTCTCTAGGTGTATCTCCAGAGAAACCCCACAGACCTCCCTCTGTCAACCTGATTCAATctatccctcctcctcctctggaaG AGATCCCGGCTCCTGCTGATTTCTCCGAGGCTGACCCCACAGACATCCCAGAGTTTGATGATGTGACCTCAGATGCTTATTCTACAGAGCTGCAGGTGTCAGAGTGGGGGAATGGGGAATTCTCAGGTCAAGAAACTCCAGAGCAACAGAACCTGCCAGAGTTTTACAGTAACGGGACGACTCCACCTGAAGCTGAGGTCCAAGCATCTCCAACACCTGGAGAGGATTATCCAGATAATCGACTATCAGGAATTTCCTTCCCAGTCCTTCAGGAATCTCCAGG GATTTCCGCTGAAACTGGCAACGATGTGCATGAGAATACAGAAAATGTCTACGAGGACATCACCACGTCTTCAAGcaaaaagaaatcaaagagTGAAAGTGGCAAGAAGCGCAAAGGACCCCCAAAGA ATCCATATGCTGAGGCTCAACAGGAAACA attGTAGAGAAAAGCAAAACGGGCAGGTTCGGAAA GAGCGAAAAGAAAGCCGCCGCAGAAGGGCCGGATGAGAAAGagctgaaaaagaaagagaagcagcgcctggaaaaggagaagaaggagctgaaggagaaacaagaaagggaaaagaaagagcagaaagaaagggaaaagaagGAGAATGAGATGAAGAAGAAATTCAAA ATCACAGGACAGGAGGAGGCCATGTACGAGGCAAAAGTAACCGTGGCGACCAAGGGACGTAAAAATTATCTGACCGCCAACAGCGGGGACATCATCAGCATCATCCGGACAACCAACTGTCCCAAAGGGAAATGGCTGGCCAGGGACAGCAGCAACAACT ACGGATATGTTGCCGTGGATCATGTGGAGCTGGACATCAAGGAGATGTTGGAGCTCGGAAAGAAGGCTGCCATCTCGCGCAGgagcaataacaacaataatgtcGTTGAGGAGGAGCTTACAGGCACGGGGAGCAG gGCTACGAACCATTATCCATTGTCAGCAGAAAGCT TCGAAGATGACAGTGAGGAGTGGACCGGTGACGAAGAAGAACCCATCTCTCCTGCTCCTGAAACCGCAGATCCACTCACTCCAAT gGGCCACAACAGGACACTCTCAATGCCAGACATGG gAAACAGAGACCTGAGCGTAAACCACCAACACAGTCAAAGTGACATCAGTGCAGAGGGCACACATGACAA agcaaGACATGAAGCACTTCAGAAATTGGCCACATTTTTCCATTCACCAAAACCTGCAGAGCCTGTCCCCAG CATTGAATCAGTGACAA GTCCTGTGAttgtggaggaggaagaagagccctT gCCTGAAATTACTTCATTAGATTTTGATCATC
- the LOC134869924 gene encoding FYN-binding protein 1 isoform X1 → MDQEDTLDFKALMAKFQEEQLLLKQPKSKPALPEKPKSVPPPTSPSYFLPAGARPSLLTSINHTLDGKTVNAPNVIFKEDKKQSKKPLISKVKDKSEEKLKKGKDKTLKGSKEKLEEISDDQKQKKEKKFPLFPGASRGKTAELVPATPPPKSTLSKNKGILGFKKSIQRNSAEVPADLILDSPSLDITGQAPLIPLNSDYGVVPPEISAQRALLPNIPSLPDSTAVMEITPPSTIPASPELTPPPTFVPDIQALQVPSLEIETPLEMETPAVHISRPASQNGIIPNPSSDSPTPPPSLVISSPSPVTSTPPPSPPEPEIVAEACVEAVNIAAVETPPPPPATDPPSIPSSPKSERPISALSALSRAEDMVPARKMSPVDQRIFNALEKARKKISQPTNPTTSYSTPPPSEELPPSPTISLPDLPPIDYEGKANSLDHRQASPVLEGITEEGSDPIPELLVVPPPPPKRPLPDVESLGVSPEKPHRPPSVNLIQSIPPPPLEEIPAPADFSEADPTDIPEFDDVTSDAYSTELQVSEWGNGEFSGQETPEQQNLPEFYSNGTTPPEAEVQASPTPGEDYPDNRLSGISFPVLQESPGISAETGNDVHENTENVYEDITTSSSKKKSKSESGKKRKGPPKNPYAEAQQETIVEKSKTGRFGKSEKKAAAEGPDEKELKKKEKQRLEKEKKELKEKQEREKKEQKEREKKENEMKKKFKITGQEEAMYEAKVTVATKGRKNYLTANSGDIISIIRTTNCPKGKWLARDSSNNYGYVAVDHVELDIKEMLELGKKAAISRRSNNNNNVVEEELTGTGSRATNHYPLSAESFEDDSEEWTGDEEEPISPAPETADPLTPMGHNRTLSMPDMGNRDLSVNHQHSQSDISAEGTHDKARHEALQKLATFFHSPKPAEPVPSSIESVTSPVIVEEEEEPLPEITSLDFDHPDWIILPPPDMYADLTVE, encoded by the exons ATGGATCAG GAGGACACACTGGACTTTAAGGCCCTGATGGCCAAGTTTCAGGAGGAACAACTTCTTCTGAAGCAACCCAAGAGCAAACCTGCTCTCCCAGAGAAACCTAAAAGTGTCCCTCCTCCCACGAGTCCCTCTTACTTCCTCCCTGCAGGAGCACGCCCCTCCCTTCTCACCTCCATCAACCACACCCTAGATGGGAAAACAGTAAATGCCCCCAACGTCATCTTCAAGGAGGATAAGAAGCAGAGCAAAAAGCCTCTTATCTCTAAGGTAAAAGACAAGAGTGAAGAGAAGCTGAAAAAAGGTAAAGACAAGACACTGAAAGGAAGCAAAGAGAAGCTTGAAGAAATTTCAGATGATcagaaacagaagaaagagaagaagttCCCGCTGTTCCCTGGAGCATCTAGGGGGAAAACTGCTGAGCTGGTGCCAGCCACACCCCCACCTAAATCCACACTGTCAAAGAATAAGGGCATCCTGGGTTTCAAGAAGTCCATTCAAAGAAATTCAGCAGAGGTCCCTGCAGATCTGATCTTAGACTCTCCCAGCTTAGACATCACTGGACAAGCGCCACTTATCCCATTAAATTCTGACTATGGTGTGGTACCACCTGAAATTTCTGCCCAAAGGGCCCTTCTACCAAACATCCCTAGCTTACCTGACTCAACTGCTGTGATGGAAATAACCCCGCCCTCCACTATCCCTGCCTCTCCCGAATTGACCCCCCCTCCTACCTTTGTTCCTGATATCCAAGCTCTCCAAGTGCCCTCCTTAGAGATTGAAACTCCACTTGAGATGGAAACTCCTGCAGTGCACATTTCCAGGCCTGCTAGTCAGAATGGAATCATTCCCAATCCATCCAGTGATtccccaacccccccacccagTCTTGTCATCTCTAGTCCTTCTCCAGTGACCTCcactcctcctccatcaccccCTGAGCCTGAGATTGTAGCTGAGGCTTGTGTAGAGGCTGTAAATATAGCTGCAGTGGAgacgcctcctcctcctcctgcaacAGATCCTCCATCCATTCCGTCATCTCCTAAATCTGAGCGACCCATCTCGGCCCTCTCTGCCCTCTCCAGGGCGGAGGACATGGTCCCAGCTAGAAAGATGTCTCCGGTTGACCAGAGGATCTTCAATGCTCTGGAGAAGGCACGCAAGAAGATCAG CCAACCGACAAACCCCACCACATCCTACTCGACCCCCCCACCTTCTGAAGAGCTTCCCCCAAGTCCCACCATTTCTCTCCCAGATCTACCACCCATTGATTATGAGGGAAAGGCCAACAGCTTGGACCACA GGCAAGCCTCTCCAGTATTGGAAGGTATCACTGAGGAGGGGTCAGACCCTATCCCAGAGCTGTTGGTGgttccacctcctccccccaaAAGGCCCCTCCCAGACGTAGAGTCTCTAGGTGTATCTCCAGAGAAACCCCACAGACCTCCCTCTGTCAACCTGATTCAATctatccctcctcctcctctggaaG AGATCCCGGCTCCTGCTGATTTCTCCGAGGCTGACCCCACAGACATCCCAGAGTTTGATGATGTGACCTCAGATGCTTATTCTACAGAGCTGCAGGTGTCAGAGTGGGGGAATGGGGAATTCTCAGGTCAAGAAACTCCAGAGCAACAGAACCTGCCAGAGTTTTACAGTAACGGGACGACTCCACCTGAAGCTGAGGTCCAAGCATCTCCAACACCTGGAGAGGATTATCCAGATAATCGACTATCAGGAATTTCCTTCCCAGTCCTTCAGGAATCTCCAGG GATTTCCGCTGAAACTGGCAACGATGTGCATGAGAATACAGAAAATGTCTACGAGGACATCACCACGTCTTCAAGcaaaaagaaatcaaagagTGAAAGTGGCAAGAAGCGCAAAGGACCCCCAAAGA ATCCATATGCTGAGGCTCAACAGGAAACA attGTAGAGAAAAGCAAAACGGGCAGGTTCGGAAA GAGCGAAAAGAAAGCCGCCGCAGAAGGGCCGGATGAGAAAGagctgaaaaagaaagagaagcagcgcctggaaaaggagaagaaggagctgaaggagaaacaagaaagggaaaagaaagagcagaaagaaagggaaaagaagGAGAATGAGATGAAGAAGAAATTCAAA ATCACAGGACAGGAGGAGGCCATGTACGAGGCAAAAGTAACCGTGGCGACCAAGGGACGTAAAAATTATCTGACCGCCAACAGCGGGGACATCATCAGCATCATCCGGACAACCAACTGTCCCAAAGGGAAATGGCTGGCCAGGGACAGCAGCAACAACT ACGGATATGTTGCCGTGGATCATGTGGAGCTGGACATCAAGGAGATGTTGGAGCTCGGAAAGAAGGCTGCCATCTCGCGCAGgagcaataacaacaataatgtcGTTGAGGAGGAGCTTACAGGCACGGGGAGCAG gGCTACGAACCATTATCCATTGTCAGCAGAAAGCT TCGAAGATGACAGTGAGGAGTGGACCGGTGACGAAGAAGAACCCATCTCTCCTGCTCCTGAAACCGCAGATCCACTCACTCCAAT gGGCCACAACAGGACACTCTCAATGCCAGACATGG gAAACAGAGACCTGAGCGTAAACCACCAACACAGTCAAAGTGACATCAGTGCAGAGGGCACACATGACAA agcaaGACATGAAGCACTTCAGAAATTGGCCACATTTTTCCATTCACCAAAACCTGCAGAGCCTGTCCCCAG CAGCATTGAATCAGTGACAA GTCCTGTGAttgtggaggaggaagaagagccctT gCCTGAAATTACTTCATTAGATTTTGATCATC